The Rhizobium etli 8C-3 genome has a segment encoding these proteins:
- a CDS encoding homocysteine S-methyltransferase family protein, with the protein MSRLCILDGGMSRELLRFGAELKQPEWSALALVNSPDIVRKVHEEFIAAGSDVVTTNSYALVPFHIGEERFHKEGPALIALSGLLARKAANAVKGRKVRVAGSLPPIFGSYEPQNFDPLRVQDYLTVLVEHLSPFVDVWLGETLSLIAEGEAVRTAVAANGKPFWISFTLADDEAQVRGGEPKLRSGERVEDAANWAASSGAQALMFNCSKPEVMRAAVETASRAFKNTGSTLEIGVYANAFEGEQDDHAANEGLHTTRNDLNDDSYSRFACSWAEAGATIIGGCCGIGARHIHRLKQTLRGEAV; encoded by the coding sequence ATGAGCAGACTGTGCATTCTCGACGGCGGCATGAGCCGCGAACTCCTGCGCTTCGGTGCCGAACTCAAGCAGCCGGAATGGTCGGCACTTGCGCTCGTCAATTCGCCAGACATTGTCCGAAAGGTCCACGAGGAGTTCATCGCCGCCGGCTCGGACGTTGTCACCACCAACAGCTATGCTCTGGTGCCTTTCCACATCGGCGAGGAACGATTTCACAAGGAAGGGCCGGCGTTGATCGCGCTCTCAGGCCTATTGGCACGCAAAGCCGCCAATGCTGTCAAGGGACGGAAAGTTCGGGTTGCGGGTTCGCTGCCGCCAATCTTCGGCTCCTATGAACCGCAGAACTTTGATCCTTTGCGGGTCCAGGACTATCTCACGGTGCTAGTTGAACACCTCAGTCCCTTTGTGGACGTGTGGCTCGGGGAAACTCTCAGCCTCATCGCCGAGGGCGAAGCTGTGCGCACAGCAGTTGCTGCAAACGGAAAGCCGTTCTGGATCTCGTTCACGCTGGCCGATGACGAGGCACAGGTAAGAGGAGGTGAGCCGAAGCTGCGTTCTGGCGAGCGGGTCGAGGATGCGGCGAATTGGGCAGCCTCGTCTGGCGCGCAGGCGCTCATGTTCAACTGCAGCAAGCCGGAAGTCATGCGGGCGGCGGTCGAAACAGCATCTCGTGCATTCAAGAACACAGGCTCCACGTTGGAGATAGGTGTCTATGCCAATGCCTTCGAAGGCGAACAGGATGATCATGCCGCCAATGAAGGCCTCCATACGACCCGCAACGACCTGAACGATGATAGCTATTCGCGCTTTGCCTGCTCTTGGGCGGAGGCCGGTGCAACAATCATCGGTGGCTGCTGCGGCATCGGTGCCAGACATATCCATCGCCTTAAGCAAACCCTGCGCGGTGAAGCGGTATGA